In Desulfobotulus pelophilus, the following proteins share a genomic window:
- the groES gene encoding co-chaperone GroES produces the protein MNIRPLFDRIVVKRTEEAKKTQGGIIIPDTAKEKPAEGTVIAVGAGRMNDKGERIPMDIKVGDRVLFSKYGGNEVKMAGEEFLMMSQDDVYAVVDEA, from the coding sequence ATGAACATCAGACCCTTGTTTGACCGTATTGTTGTCAAGCGTACCGAAGAGGCTAAAAAAACCCAGGGTGGCATTATTATTCCAGATACGGCAAAGGAAAAACCTGCGGAAGGAACCGTTATTGCCGTTGGTGCGGGTCGCATGAATGATAAGGGAGAGCGTATCCCCATGGATATTAAAGTGGGTGATCGTGTTCTTTTCAGCAAATACGGCGGCAATGAAGTAAAAATGGCTGGTGAAGAATTCCTGATGATGTCTCAGGATGATGTTTATGCGGTTGTGGATGAGGCCTGA
- a CDS encoding FmdB family zinc ribbon protein — protein sequence MPIYEYECTQCAKVMDVLQKISDPPLEKCRFCGGAVHKVMSQTTFHLKGGGWYVTDYGGSKAPVSPSAETSTPSVPDTD from the coding sequence ATGCCTATTTACGAATATGAATGCACCCAATGTGCGAAGGTTATGGATGTACTTCAAAAAATATCCGATCCTCCTTTGGAAAAATGCCGTTTTTGCGGGGGGGCTGTGCACAAAGTGATGTCACAGACAACCTTTCACCTCAAGGGTGGAGGCTGGTATGTGACGGATTATGGCGGGAGTAAAGCTCCTGTATCACCGTCTGCGGAAACAAGCACTCCTTCTGTGCCGGATACCGATTGA
- a CDS encoding DUF3987 domain-containing protein encodes MGQRFSDEEAIFLLKSLPNNPGAHILFRRGAGEGADLSACDFSLLAALKQITGGEPDQMERLFLQSVLGKRDKAKRPDYLKRTIDRVLGDISIAPMDEVFLRGLLSPVASVVAVDGIPENPKELLHLPWKLGSIQDYVFNRMPYPCRATAGLVALSAMSVILQKKFVIQSQKGLGFNEFYMVLAPTGFGKESLRGAVLDLMRAGVDRCRISREEVTALHHAAPSSAQGLHRLLEGNASIGLLADEFSIWLAQTRAGGYREETLKYAMECYGRAMGSIHPGHTASKENPYETVNHPRLSLFCTGTKEKLIEGLTGEQGQTGAYNRFLIFIGDRELPPKRYDGLIFEPEDGLVAFVADLLRRDPEKGVVRFSKEGWESYKTVDQKTAERVRRKDAVLGGRLGEQAIKIAGMIAVADGRMEIGADDIETAYAIRMGLYHRAAAIVKDEGNIGDLHPTMAAAEQIIGVLKKHPWLYRSALGKHSRRYKTLSPRCQKDVVDLLLRDGYCDATGKKLISCIHK; translated from the coding sequence ATGGGGCAAAGATTTTCCGATGAAGAAGCGATTTTTTTGCTCAAGTCCCTGCCAAACAATCCGGGGGCGCACATCCTTTTTAGGAGGGGAGCCGGAGAGGGGGCGGATCTCAGTGCCTGTGACTTCTCCCTGTTGGCAGCCCTGAAACAAATCACAGGGGGGGAGCCGGACCAGATGGAAAGGCTCTTTCTCCAGTCTGTTCTGGGGAAGAGGGATAAAGCCAAAAGGCCAGACTATTTAAAGCGGACCATCGATAGGGTGCTGGGTGATATCAGCATTGCGCCCATGGACGAAGTCTTTCTTCGGGGGCTTCTGTCTCCCGTTGCCAGCGTGGTTGCGGTCGATGGTATCCCCGAAAACCCGAAGGAGCTTTTGCATCTCCCGTGGAAATTGGGATCGATTCAGGATTACGTTTTTAACAGGATGCCTTATCCGTGCAGGGCCACAGCAGGGCTTGTGGCGTTGTCGGCCATGTCGGTTATTTTGCAAAAAAAATTCGTGATACAGTCCCAAAAAGGGCTGGGTTTCAATGAGTTTTACATGGTGTTGGCACCGACTGGCTTCGGGAAAGAAAGTCTGCGTGGTGCGGTTCTGGACCTTATGCGTGCAGGCGTTGACAGGTGCAGGATTTCACGGGAAGAAGTTACAGCTTTGCACCATGCGGCCCCTTCTTCTGCTCAGGGCCTGCATCGGCTCCTTGAGGGTAATGCATCCATAGGCCTCCTTGCAGATGAATTTTCAATCTGGTTGGCACAAACAAGGGCCGGAGGGTATCGGGAAGAAACTTTAAAATACGCCATGGAGTGCTACGGACGAGCCATGGGGAGTATTCATCCCGGCCATACGGCCAGCAAGGAAAACCCTTATGAAACCGTTAACCATCCCCGGCTTTCTCTTTTTTGTACGGGAACAAAAGAAAAGCTCATTGAAGGGTTAACCGGGGAACAGGGGCAGACGGGGGCATATAACAGATTTTTGATTTTTATTGGTGATAGGGAGCTCCCCCCCAAAAGGTATGATGGACTCATCTTTGAGCCGGAAGATGGGCTTGTGGCTTTTGTTGCTGATCTTCTGCGGCGTGATCCTGAAAAGGGCGTGGTTCGGTTCTCGAAGGAGGGTTGGGAGAGCTATAAGACTGTTGATCAGAAAACGGCAGAAAGGGTCCGGCGCAAGGATGCGGTGCTTGGCGGGAGGCTTGGCGAGCAAGCCATAAAAATAGCGGGTATGATTGCCGTGGCTGATGGCAGAATGGAAATAGGTGCAGATGACATTGAAACAGCATACGCTATCCGCATGGGCCTGTACCATAGGGCCGCAGCCATCGTTAAGGATGAAGGGAACATCGGGGATCTGCATCCGACAATGGCGGCAGCGGAACAGATTATCGGGGTTTTGAAAAAGCATCCGTGGCTATACAGGTCTGCTCTGGGAAAACATTCCCGGAGGTACAAGACGCTTTCCCCCAGGTGTCAAAAGGATGTGGTGGATCTTCTTTTACGGGATGGGTACTGTGATGCGACTGGTAAGAAGTTGATTTCCTGCATACATAAATAA
- a CDS encoding helix-turn-helix transcriptional regulator encodes MDKAFYRSKNVCELLQVNRSTIWRWVREGHFPEPRRFGAGRRLIGWDRETIERFIKDQE; translated from the coding sequence ATGGATAAGGCTTTTTACAGGTCAAAAAATGTATGTGAACTGCTTCAAGTGAACCGCTCCACCATTTGGAGGTGGGTCCGGGAAGGGCATTTCCCTGAACCCCGCCGCTTCGGAGCTGGTAGGCGGCTGATAGGTTGGGATCGAGAGACCATAGAGAGGTTCATTAAGGATCAGGAATAA
- the hflK gene encoding FtsH protease activity modulator HflK, translating to MNWDWDKLRDKQQQNERRTGGGGGGKPPQMDEMVDQLKNMKVPGSFWLIFLVSIAVLMGFTMFYTVGVSEVGVVQRFGKFARVTEPGLNFKLPAGIETVNKVKVRLVYKEEFGYRENMDSRTRFAGSDMENSALMLTGDLNVALVPWIVQYQIRDPYNFMFKVQDPRQLLRDLSEACMRLVVGDRSINEVISAREEIALAAHEILQRELDKAEAGIHVVTIEMKRTNVPEPVQPSFNEVNQATQEREQMIYKAKEEYNRAVPAARGEAERVIREAEGYALNRVNRAEGDSARFQSIYAEYVSAKDVTERRMYLEMMRSLLPTLKDKYIIDSDQGNVLPFLNLGKELGVKQ from the coding sequence ATGAATTGGGACTGGGATAAACTCAGGGACAAGCAGCAGCAGAATGAACGCCGTACGGGTGGAGGTGGCGGTGGTAAGCCACCCCAGATGGATGAAATGGTTGACCAATTGAAAAACATGAAGGTCCCCGGAAGTTTCTGGCTTATTTTTCTTGTGTCTATAGCCGTTCTTATGGGGTTTACCATGTTTTATACCGTCGGAGTTTCCGAAGTTGGGGTGGTGCAACGCTTCGGAAAGTTTGCACGGGTGACAGAGCCGGGTCTTAACTTCAAACTTCCTGCGGGTATTGAAACCGTGAACAAGGTGAAGGTTCGGCTGGTTTACAAGGAAGAGTTCGGATATCGTGAAAATATGGATTCCCGAACCCGGTTTGCGGGTAGTGATATGGAGAATTCCGCGCTCATGCTCACCGGAGACCTGAATGTGGCGCTGGTCCCATGGATTGTACAGTATCAGATCCGGGATCCTTATAATTTCATGTTTAAGGTTCAGGATCCTAGGCAGCTTCTCCGGGATCTGTCCGAGGCTTGTATGCGTCTTGTAGTGGGTGACCGGAGTATCAATGAGGTTATCAGTGCCCGGGAGGAAATTGCCCTTGCCGCCCATGAGATTCTCCAGAGGGAGCTGGATAAGGCAGAGGCTGGTATTCATGTTGTTACTATTGAGATGAAACGTACCAACGTTCCTGAACCTGTGCAGCCATCGTTTAACGAGGTCAACCAGGCAACCCAGGAAAGAGAACAGATGATTTACAAGGCCAAGGAAGAATATAACAGGGCGGTACCTGCGGCAAGGGGTGAGGCTGAACGTGTTATCCGTGAGGCGGAGGGGTATGCCCTGAACCGGGTCAACCGTGCCGAGGGTGATTCGGCCCGTTTCCAGAGTATTTATGCTGAATATGTTAGTGCAAAAGATGTAACAGAGCGGCGTATGTATCTGGAAATGATGCGGAGTCTTCTGCCCACGTTGAAAGATAAATATATTATTGATTCAGATCAGGGTAATGTGCTGCCCTTCCTGAACCTTGGAAAAGAACTCGGGGTGAAGCAATGA
- the hflC gene encoding protease modulator HflC translates to MKGVLGAVLVAALLLAYSAAFVVDETEQAVVTQFGRIVGDPIIEPGLKFKVPFVQMVTFFPKNLQAWDGDPGQIPTLDKTYIYVDAFARWRIVDPVKFFQSIGAFSLARGRLDEIIDPAIRNLVTSNALVESVRWTNREMDPWVELDAFGEVETIEEERDREAFARDDSRTREIRVGREKITEQILAQAQPRLDVFGIELVDVKIKRINYVEQVRESVYKRMIAERRQIAEKYRSEGVGEARKIRGDKERELQRIESEAYRTAQKIRGEADAKVVKLLGDTYGVDPEFYTYQQTLETYREALEGSTVVFSTDSDFMKFINRQGVKKR, encoded by the coding sequence ATGAAAGGTGTTCTGGGGGCGGTCCTGGTGGCTGCGTTGCTGCTGGCGTATTCTGCGGCATTTGTTGTGGATGAAACGGAGCAGGCTGTGGTGACGCAGTTTGGTCGTATTGTTGGGGACCCTATCATTGAGCCGGGTCTTAAATTTAAAGTTCCTTTTGTGCAGATGGTAACCTTTTTTCCGAAAAACCTGCAGGCATGGGACGGGGATCCCGGTCAGATACCTACGCTGGATAAGACCTATATCTATGTAGATGCTTTTGCCCGGTGGCGGATTGTGGATCCTGTGAAGTTCTTTCAGTCTATTGGTGCTTTTTCATTGGCAAGGGGCCGTCTGGATGAAATTATTGATCCTGCCATCCGCAACCTGGTAACGTCCAATGCTCTTGTGGAGTCTGTGCGGTGGACAAACCGGGAAATGGATCCTTGGGTGGAGCTGGATGCCTTCGGTGAAGTGGAAACCATTGAAGAAGAGCGTGATAGAGAAGCCTTTGCAAGAGACGACAGCCGGACCCGGGAAATTCGTGTGGGGCGTGAAAAAATCACGGAGCAGATACTTGCTCAGGCTCAGCCGAGGCTGGATGTGTTTGGTATTGAGCTTGTGGATGTAAAGATAAAACGGATTAATTATGTAGAGCAGGTCAGGGAATCTGTTTATAAGCGCATGATTGCTGAGCGCCGTCAGATTGCGGAAAAGTATCGTTCAGAAGGTGTGGGGGAAGCCCGCAAGATTCGTGGTGATAAAGAAAGAGAATTGCAGCGGATTGAGTCTGAAGCATACCGGACCGCCCAGAAAATTCGTGGTGAAGCCGATGCTAAAGTTGTAAAACTTCTGGGAGACACCTATGGGGTTGACCCGGAATTTTATACCTACCAGCAAACCTTGGAAACCTACAGGGAGGCGTTGGAAGGAAGTACGGTTGTGTTCTCTACGGATTCAGATTTTATGAAGTTTATTAACAGGCAGGGCGTGAAGAAGCGCTAG
- a CDS encoding 30S ribosomal protein bS22, with the protein MDKQSRRMLLKQLIDLPERSMNKNFSFQTGGDVLGSVIKKRRKKMRRHKHRKLLARTRHQRRKK; encoded by the coding sequence ATGGACAAGCAGAGCAGGCGCATGCTACTAAAACAACTTATCGATTTACCAGAAAGATCGATGAACAAGAATTTTTCCTTTCAGACTGGAGGTGATGTTTTGGGTAGTGTTATTAAAAAACGCAGAAAAAAAATGCGGCGTCACAAGCACCGGAAGCTCCTGGCACGCACACGCCATCAGCGTAGAAAAAAATAG
- a CDS encoding DUF721 domain-containing protein: protein MNQRFRNKRFSHISTALTKTLEPFHSRYGKGDFRAIWASWESTVGPEITKNAKPVSFRDGCLLVSVTSSVWMQHLQFLKADIADRLNASYGSKIVHDIRLRIGAP from the coding sequence ATGAATCAAAGATTCCGCAACAAACGCTTTTCTCACATCAGCACGGCACTCACAAAAACGCTGGAGCCTTTTCACTCCCGGTACGGCAAGGGCGACTTCAGGGCCATCTGGGCTTCCTGGGAAAGTACCGTTGGGCCGGAAATAACCAAAAACGCAAAGCCCGTATCCTTCCGTGACGGATGTCTGCTTGTTTCCGTAACCAGCTCGGTATGGATGCAACACCTTCAGTTTCTCAAAGCTGATATAGCAGACCGCCTCAATGCAAGCTACGGATCCAAAATTGTCCATGATATCAGACTACGTATCGGCGCACCATGA
- a CDS encoding tRNA1(Val) (adenine(37)-N6)-methyltransferase, with product MTACTPNSLLKGQLQIYQHKKGYRFSIDPLLLADHAQPRPGEHFVDLGTGCGVLALLLATQTPQIRVTAVELQSDLASLARNNVIANNLQHCIHIIEKDMRLLSQRDLGGPADGVIINPPYFKYHSGRLNPLNEKAAARHEITIDLPGWVLTARKLLKKSGRLYCIFPADRMAELLSTMANNRITPKYLRCVHSLAKNQARLILVEGRMEARHGLTVAPPLVLYKNPGEYSDEALRILWPENQLFFKSPVDSQNKNE from the coding sequence ATGACAGCCTGTACGCCCAACTCGCTGTTAAAGGGACAATTACAGATCTACCAGCATAAGAAAGGGTACCGTTTTTCCATCGACCCGCTGCTTCTGGCTGATCACGCCCAGCCCCGGCCGGGAGAGCATTTTGTTGACCTTGGAACAGGGTGCGGTGTTCTGGCCCTTCTTCTGGCAACACAGACACCACAGATACGCGTCACCGCCGTTGAGCTTCAGTCTGACCTTGCCAGCCTCGCACGGAACAACGTGATTGCCAATAATTTACAGCATTGTATTCACATCATTGAAAAAGATATGCGCCTTCTGAGCCAACGGGACCTCGGGGGGCCAGCCGACGGCGTCATCATCAATCCACCCTATTTCAAATACCACAGCGGTCGGCTGAACCCTCTCAATGAAAAAGCCGCCGCCCGGCATGAAATCACAATTGATCTCCCAGGATGGGTGCTTACCGCAAGAAAACTTCTTAAAAAAAGCGGTCGGCTGTATTGCATTTTTCCTGCTGACCGCATGGCAGAGCTACTCAGCACCATGGCAAACAATCGCATCACCCCCAAGTATCTGCGGTGTGTCCACTCCCTTGCCAAAAACCAGGCACGACTGATTCTCGTGGAAGGGCGCATGGAGGCCCGCCATGGCCTGACCGTAGCTCCCCCCCTTGTTCTTTATAAAAACCCGGGGGAATACAGTGACGAAGCTCTTCGCATCCTCTGGCCCGAAAACCAACTTTTTTTCAAATCCCCTGTTGACAGCCAGAATAAAAACGAGTAA